tctcatctgatttggcacacattttgtacaccggcttcttccatggccctcaacatacgtgtgcaatatggtctgaatcgatctatagcttgatacagctcccatataaaccgatctcccgattttgcttcttgtaacccgaataggactataacatgatatagctcctcctttGACCTTAttcattgttttttgtttgcctaaaaagatatactgcgcaaagaactcgacagatgcgaaccTTGGTATATGGTATATaaggttcgacccggccgaacctaacacgtttttacttgtttttgttttatgcaATAGAACCATTATGAGTCTCGTTAGGGAAGGGGAATTTCGTTTCTGTCTGAATTCTATATCATTTGGCAACCCTATGCACTTAACATTTTAAGTGTAACAAATACCCATTCATGAATGAAATCCTATCCTTGTTTTTTCCAGCTTTTCTTAGTTAAGAGAGAGGGCGATggctaagattttttttttaccctgcCGCCGTTATTTGATCTAATTTTCCGAAATGGAAGTACTGCACAATGGAAAAACCTATCAATGTTAAACTGCATTTCCTTAAAACAAAGAAATATTAACCAAATggcgaaaaaaaaatccaaaacaatGTAAATTACCGGTAAAAACTAAAGGTACTTTCATTTTAATGTGATATAATATTAAGCGATTGCACAATATGCCATAACGATAATGACCGAGTTGGCGCACCAAGCTATGGTGGGCCAACTTGCAACTGAGCAAGCCACTGGGTGAGTGGCTGTATAGGGAACCATGCATCAGCGATGTGTTACCATGGTCCAGGGAAAAACACCAAGGCAACAATTTACAAAACGGTGATTTGGTATCTTTCACTTTTCCCCCATTCATtgtcgatgatgatgatgatgatgatggcgacgACAATGATGATGCTGTGACTGTGAAAAGCCCAAAGAGGAACAAAATGCAGTTTCAAATAAAAGCCAAGGCCAGTGGGGAAAATTGCTACAGTTTTAAATCAAACGGGCAGCAACTCATACCATAACCAAGAGTAACCAAAGGCAATTTGAGGAATAGaaaaaaccagaaaaaattggGACATGGCCAGAACTAATGTAAGCACTTAACAACTCCAGTGGGacacaaaataataataatttctttAATTATTCTCTTAGAACTTCCCAATCCTTCTACTGGGCCTTTGTGCCAGCCTGTCCTTCGTCATACATCAAGGCATCTGCTCTCACATTGACACTGAGGATATTTCCCTGTCCGATCCTCATCAATCTCTGTCGGGCGTTACAGGTCCAGCTGCTCATCATGCACAGCATTTTCAACCTTCAGAATCCTATTCGGAAGTAAATAAACATGTTCCAGTTCAGGTTATTGAGAAAATACccctgaatataccccatccggTGCCAGTTAAAGTTCCCAATGTTATACGCATACAAATACCCGAACCCTATGCTGTTCATGTGCCCATACAGCAAGAAATTCAAGTGCCAACATATCGCATAGTTCCTGAGATTACAGAGAAACGCATACCCTATACGGTGGAGAAGCCATATCCTGTAGAAGTGGAGAAGCCATATCCCGTGGAGGtgattaaacaaattaaaatcgcTGTACCAAAACCATATCCGGTTCCTTATACGATTTATAAGCATGTCGTGCAAAAGGATCATGGGTG
This Stomoxys calcitrans chromosome 2, idStoCalc2.1, whole genome shotgun sequence DNA region includes the following protein-coding sequences:
- the LOC106088082 gene encoding uncharacterized protein LOC106088082 — encoded protein: MTELAHQAMVGQLATEQATGEKHQGNNLQNGDLVSFTFPPFIVDDDDDDDGDDNDDAVTVKSPKRNKMQFQIKAKNFPILLLGLCASLSFVIHQGICSHIDTEDISLSDPHQSLSGVTGPAAHHAQHFQPSESYSEVNKHVPVQVIEKIPLNIPHPVPVKVPNVIRIQIPEPYAVHVPIQQEIQVPTYRIVPEITEKRIPYTVEKPYPVEVEKPYPVEVIKQIKIAVPKPYPVPYTIYKHVVQKDHGW